In Populus nigra chromosome 1, ddPopNigr1.1, whole genome shotgun sequence, one genomic interval encodes:
- the LOC133688652 gene encoding vacuolar protein sorting-associated protein 54, chloroplastic-like isoform X4, which yields MYSLPSSLSGRQPNNSNTIQNLSSVLNNPHSFKSSSDPSAWIGWWSVAPPDFTPVITKHPQPDISRSDFLPYLSSISDTHSRFEDIKNHTKNNEQESNLDLDLDSVGQGEALVACLREVPSLYFKEDFALEDGPTFHAACPFTNGVANLSLQEKLTQYLDVVEVHLVKEISLRSNSFFEAQGQLEDLNGKIVEGCERIRELKETIRVLDKNLVESAMEIHELNVSRGNLVALQNKLSLILYVNQALSTLKLLVASADCAGALDVTDDLQQLLNGDELTGLHCFRHLRDNVAAAIDSINSILSAEFMQASIHVARDKDLLLLSKAKTRDSMYMNGKDEEQVKLDDEETSNFRDRLLPLIVGLLRTAKLPSVLRIYRDTLTASMKTTIKNAVAELLPAFSAQSLESERTSAERTSDTDGGGLSLASKLRSLSSENFVLLLSAIFNIVQAHLVQAAEVKKAIEWIMCSVDGHYATESVAAAIAVGAATAETTYESGSQGSSLLPFSQQRSTSKLTSSQLKSNDAASPSNISRNFRADVLRENTEAVFAACDAAHGRWAKLLGVRAVLHPKLRLVEFLSIYNITQEFITATEKIGGRLGYSIRGTMQSQAKGFVDFQHEMRMTKIKAVLDQETWVEVDVPDEFQAIVASLFYSEPLISEALNETQVEMTRSYGEVGTSNDGSLVIDNEAQNAAQKLVRMNSTEVSLQNSVQKKSTPSTEPAESNKVMTATSSAQRNNHKVKERGKSTSQTLSCGGVGYHMVNCGLILLKMLSEYMDMNNYLPTLSSEVIHRVVEILKFFNTRTCQLILGAGAMQVSGLKSITSKHLALASQVISFVYAIIPGEFFSLKYLKHGKHYYCQRLIE from the exons ATGTATTCTCTTCCTTCTTCCCTGTCAGGAAGGCAACCCAACAATTCCAATACCATCCAAAACCTCTCTTCCGTCCTCAACAACCCTCACTCCTTCAAATCCTCCTCCGATCCCTCCGCCTGGATCGGCTGGTGGTCCGTTGCTCCTCCAGATTTCACTCCCGTAATCACCAAACACCCACAACCCGATATCTCCCGATCCGATTTCCTCCCCTACTTGTCCTCCATCTCCGACACCCACTCTCGTTTCGAAGACATCAAAAACCACACCAAAAACAACGAGCAGGAATCCAATTTGGACTTGGATTTGGATTCTGTAGGGCAAGGCGAGGCGCTTGTTGCGTGTTTGAGGGAAGTTCCGTCGCTGTATTTTAAAGAGGATTTTGCATTGGAAGATGGGCCCACGTTTCATGCGGCGTGTCCGTTTACGAATGGGGTGGCGAATTTGTCGTTGCAGGAGAAGTTGACTCAGTATTTGGACGTGGTGGAGGTGCATTTGGTGAAGGAGATTTCGTTGCGGTCGAATTCGTTTTTCGAGGCGCAAGGGCAGTTGGAGGATTTGAATGGGAAGATTGTGGAGGGGTGTGAGAGGATTAGGGAGTTGAAGGAGACTATTAGGGTTTTGGATAAGAATTTGGTTGAGTCAGCGATGGAGATTCATGAGTTGAATGTTAGTAGAGGGAATTTGGTTGCTTTGCAAAATAAGTTGAGCCTTATTTTGTACGTTAATCAGGCTCTTTCCACTCTTAAattg CTTGTTGCATCTGCAGATTGTGCCGGAGCATTGGATGTTACTGATGATTTGCAGCAGTTGCTG AATGGAGATGAGCTGACTGGTCTACATTGTTTTCGTCACCTACGGGATAATGTAGCTGCTGCAATAGATTCCATAAAcag catTCTTTCAGCAGAATTTATGCAAGCTTCAATACATGTTGCTAGGGATAAAGATTTGCTTCTTTTATCCAAAGCAAAAACCAGGGATTCCATGTATATGAATGGAAAAGATGAAGAA CAGGTTAAGTTGGATGATGAAGAGACCTCCAATTTTCGAGATCGTCTTCTCCCTCTCATTGTTGGGTTGCTTAGAACT GCCAAGCTCCCCTCTGTGTTGAGAATATACCGAGATACTCTTACGGCCAGTATGAAAACAACTATTAAGAATGCAGTTGCCGAGCTGCTTCCGGCCTTTTCAGCCCAATCTCTGGAGTCAGAGCGAACATCTGCAGAGCGAACATCCGATACAGATG GTGGAGGTTTATCACTAGCGAGCAAGTTAAGGAGCTTGTCATCTGAAAACTTTGTGCTGCTTTTAAGTGCTATTTTCAACATCGTACAG GCACACTTAGTGCAGGCTGCTGAAGTGAAAAAAGCAATTGAGTGGATTATGTGCAGTGTTGATGGACATTATGCCACTGAGTCAGTTGCTGCTGCAATTGCAGTTGGTGCAGCTACTGCTGAAACAACTTATGAGAGTGGTAGCCAAGGCAGTTCACTTCTCCCCTTTTCTCAACAGAGAAGTACTTCCAAGCTTACATCATCTCAGCTGAAATCAAATGATGCAGCAAGCCCCTCAAATATTTCGAGAAATTTTAG GGCTGATGTATTGAGAGAGAACACAGAAGCTGTCTTTGCTGCTTGTGATGCTGCTCATGGAAGATGGGCGAAGCTCCTCGGGGTCCGTGCTGTTCTTCATCCTAAGCTGAGATTGGTGGAATTTTTAAGCATATACAACATCACCCAAGAGTTTATAACTGCCACTGAAAAG ATTGGTGGAAGATTGGGGTATAGTATTCGTGGAACAATGCAATCACAGGCCAAGGGTTTTGTTGATTTCCAACATGAAATGCGA ATGACAAAAATTAAGGCAGTGCTTGATCAGGAGACATGGGTGGAAGTAGATGTCCCTGATGAATTTCAGGCTATTGTAGCTTCATTGTTTTATTCTGAACCATTGATCTCTGAGGCTCTAAATGAAACTCAAGTTGAGATGACAAGAAGCTATGGAGAAGTGGGCACAAGCAATGATGGTTCACTTGTGATTGACAATGAAGCACAAAATGCTGCACAAAAACTAGTGAGAATGAACTCTACAGAGGTGTCTTTGCAAAATTCTGTGCAAAAAAAATCGACTCCCTCAACTGAGCCAGCTGAAAGTAATAAAGTCATGACTGCAACATCTTCAGCTCAGCGTAACAACCATAAGGTAAAGGAGCGCGGGAAATCCACTTCTCAAACACTTTCTTGTGGAGGTGTTGGTTATCACATGGTAAACTg TGGCTTAATATTGCTGAAGATGTTGTCAGAATACATGGATATGAATAATTATTTGCCAACGCTATCTTCAGAAGTTATTCATCGTGTTGTGGAGATCTTAAAATTCTTCAATACAAGGACTTGTCAACTTATTCTCGGAGCTGGTGCCATGCAG GTGTCAGGTTTGAAATCTATTACATCGAAGCACTTGGCCCTTGCTAGTCAAGTCATCAGTTTTGTATATGCTATTATTCCTG GCGAGTTCTTTTCCTTAAAGTACCTGAAGCACGGAAAGCATTACTATTGTCAGAGATTGATCGAATAG